From the genome of Scytonema hofmannii PCC 7110, one region includes:
- the nspC gene encoding carboxynorspermidine decarboxylase translates to MTQTSDLFKNIPSPCFVLEEALLERNLAIFERLQREAPINVLLALKGFSLFHSFPIIRKTLQGVSASSLWEAQLGAEEFGGEVHVYSPAYRNEDLPQILPLASHITFNSVTQWERFAPIIAKSSSHLSIGLRINPEYSPVKTSLYNPCMPHTRLGVSQNQLGDTLPQGIEGFLSHNLCESDSYALEKTLLQIEQLFGRFLPQLKWLNLGGGHLMTSKDYNVAHAIEVIKAFHERYPHIKLIIEPGSAIAWETGFLLSTVQDLIITPALINVMLDISFTAHTPDCLEMPYKPVIRGAHEPQDSEKVYRMGGSSCLAGDFLGDYAFAEDLSIGDRLIFEDMMHYTMVKTSMFNGVVHPSIGTLKKDGSFILWRQFSYQDYRARLG, encoded by the coding sequence ATGACCCAAACTAGCGATTTATTCAAAAATATCCCTTCGCCCTGTTTTGTGTTGGAAGAGGCACTTTTAGAACGAAATTTGGCTATTTTTGAAAGATTACAACGGGAAGCCCCTATCAATGTATTGCTGGCATTAAAGGGGTTTTCTCTGTTTCATAGTTTCCCCATTATTCGTAAAACGCTTCAGGGTGTATCAGCAAGTTCATTATGGGAGGCGCAATTGGGGGCGGAGGAATTTGGCGGGGAAGTTCATGTCTATTCCCCTGCTTACCGAAATGAAGATTTACCGCAGATTTTACCCTTAGCTTCTCATATAACCTTTAATTCAGTGACGCAGTGGGAAAGATTTGCGCCTATTATTGCGAAATCATCGTCTCATCTGTCGATAGGCTTGCGAATTAACCCTGAATACTCCCCAGTGAAAACCTCGCTGTATAATCCTTGTATGCCCCATACACGTCTTGGGGTCTCACAAAATCAGCTTGGAGATACTTTACCACAGGGAATTGAGGGGTTTTTGTCTCACAATTTATGTGAAAGCGATTCTTATGCGTTGGAGAAAACCTTATTACAAATAGAGCAGTTATTTGGGCGTTTTCTACCTCAATTAAAATGGCTAAATCTTGGCGGCGGTCATTTGATGACTAGTAAAGATTACAATGTGGCTCACGCGATTGAGGTGATTAAGGCTTTTCACGAACGCTACCCCCATATTAAGTTAATTATTGAACCAGGTTCGGCGATCGCTTGGGAAACTGGGTTTTTACTGAGTACAGTGCAAGATTTAATTATTACTCCTGCACTTATTAATGTTATGTTAGACATCTCTTTTACTGCTCATACACCAGATTGTTTAGAAATGCCCTATAAACCCGTAATTCGGGGGGCGCACGAGCCTCAAGACAGTGAAAAAGTATATCGCATGGGGGGATCGAGTTGTTTAGCAGGAGATTTTCTAGGAGATTATGCTTTTGCTGAAGATTTATCTATTGGCGATCGCTTAATTTTTGAAGATATGATGCACTATACAATGGTCAAAACTTCCATGTTTAATGGGGTAGTGCATCCTTCCATTGGCACGCTCAAAAAAGATGGTAGTTTCATTTTATGGCGACAGTTTTCTTATCAGGATTATCGTGCTAGATTGGGATAA
- the crcB gene encoding fluoride efflux transporter CrcB, with the protein MQNTFIRTVIAIALGAIPGALGRYFITEFTKAMIGKDFSYYGTFFINVTGCFIIAWFYTLNEQRLQKFSPEVRLAIATGFCGAYTTFSTYGLEIFTQIDKGNTTVALIYWLGSMLVGMLGVQLGVTLGKLNSKSSVAD; encoded by the coding sequence ATGCAAAACACTTTTATTCGCACTGTCATCGCGATCGCCTTAGGTGCTATTCCAGGTGCTTTAGGGCGCTACTTTATAACTGAATTTACCAAAGCAATGATTGGTAAAGATTTTTCCTACTATGGAACGTTTTTTATTAATGTAACAGGCTGTTTTATTATTGCTTGGTTTTACACCTTAAACGAGCAAAGGCTTCAAAAATTTTCACCGGAAGTTCGGTTAGCGATCGCAACTGGTTTTTGTGGAGCTTATACCACTTTTTCGACTTACGGATTAGAGATTTTTACCCAAATAGATAAAGGTAATACAACAGTAGCTTTAATCTATTGGTTAGGCAGTATGCTAGTTGGGATGCTTGGTGTGCAATTGGGTGTAACATTAGGTAAGCTTAATTCTAAATCCAGCGTTGCTGATTAA
- the panD gene encoding aspartate 1-decarboxylase gives MARIRLLHAKLHQVRVTDANVNYVGSVTIDSELIDKVGILPLQEVEIWNVSNGNRLSTYVLSGEPGSGVICLNGAAAHLCEPGDFVIIAAYEERDRAEVFRTGHEARVVIADEHNRCKKFFSQTLDPCQGKLLFHAEVTEITATTNF, from the coding sequence ATGGCTAGAATTAGACTGCTGCACGCCAAACTACATCAAGTGCGCGTAACGGATGCAAATGTTAATTATGTAGGCAGCGTCACGATTGACAGTGAATTAATCGATAAGGTGGGAATTCTGCCTTTGCAGGAGGTGGAAATTTGGAATGTTAGCAATGGCAACCGCTTGTCAACCTACGTGTTGTCAGGAGAGCCTGGAAGTGGTGTCATTTGTCTCAATGGTGCAGCAGCTCATTTGTGCGAGCCAGGAGATTTTGTGATTATTGCTGCCTATGAAGAACGCGATCGCGCTGAGGTATTCCGCACCGGACACGAGGCGCGAGTGGTGATTGCCGATGAACACAATCGCTGTAAAAAGTTTTTCTCCCAGACTTTAGATCCTTGTCAGGGCAAACTCCTATTTCACGCCGAGGTAACCGAAATAACAGCAACAACCAATTTCTGA
- a CDS encoding bestrophin family ion channel — translation MQRSQGKLGVGRRGKMKLIRRSTWLDLAIDFRSSVIRAIWRRVLATMIFAFLIAIAYHKGFAVNQPTLAGKPL, via the coding sequence ATGCAACGCTCTCAAGGTAAATTAGGTGTAGGAAGACGAGGGAAGATGAAACTCATCAGGAGATCGACGTGGTTAGATTTAGCAATTGATTTCAGAAGTTCTGTGATTCGTGCCATTTGGCGACGAGTACTAGCCACTATGATATTTGCCTTTCTAATTGCGATCGCCTATCACAAAGGATTTGCCGTCAACCAACCGACTCTAGCTGGGAAACCTCTTTAA
- a CDS encoding MinD/ParA family ATP-binding protein has protein sequence MTKIISIHSYRGGTGKSNTTANLAATAALLGKRVALVDTDIQSPGVNILFGLKDDQIKHTLNDYLWGRCEIKEVTHDVSAVLNGEGGSIYLIPSSMKSDNIAKVLSEGYDVELLQEGLYQLNNLLNLDYLFIDTHPGINEETLLSIGISDTLIIILRPDQQDYLGTAVVIEVAENLEVPQMLLVVNQVLPDFDLKALRQKVEATYNKPVAGIMPLSTEMIRLGSQGLFSLQYPDHELTAGYKEIVSHI, from the coding sequence ATGACTAAAATTATTTCAATTCACTCCTATCGAGGTGGTACGGGAAAATCTAACACCACCGCGAACTTAGCAGCAACTGCTGCTTTATTAGGCAAGCGAGTTGCCTTGGTTGATACAGACATCCAATCCCCTGGTGTGAACATCCTTTTTGGGTTAAAAGATGACCAAATCAAGCATACCCTCAATGATTATTTGTGGGGACGCTGCGAAATTAAAGAAGTCACCCATGATGTCAGCGCTGTCCTCAACGGCGAAGGCGGAAGCATTTATCTCATTCCTTCAAGTATGAAAAGCGACAACATTGCCAAAGTTCTCAGCGAAGGTTACGATGTCGAGTTACTTCAAGAAGGATTATACCAACTCAATAACCTGCTAAATTTAGACTATCTCTTTATTGATACTCATCCGGGAATTAACGAAGAAACTTTACTCTCAATCGGCATTTCCGATACCTTAATAATTATCCTCCGTCCCGACCAACAAGACTATTTAGGAACAGCAGTAGTCATTGAGGTTGCAGAAAACTTAGAAGTTCCCCAAATGTTGTTAGTAGTCAATCAAGTATTACCAGACTTTGACCTCAAAGCGTTGCGACAGAAAGTAGAAGCAACCTACAACAAACCTGTTGCGGGAATTATGCCCCTTTCTACTGAGATGATTCGCTTAGGTAGTCAAGGATTATTTTCCTTACAGTATCCCGACCACGAATTAACGGCTGGATATAAAGAGATTGTTTCTCATATTTAA
- the crcB gene encoding fluoride efflux transporter CrcB: protein MLQNVTLFGVLAIAIGAVPGAVSRYYLTEFCKRAIGTNFPYGTFIINFTGCLLMGFFFTLFKGIKGFPPEIDLLVRTGFLGAYTTFSTYGYDTLTLWRNGKQGSTIFYWAGSAVLVVIGIVLGSYLAKGMVG, encoded by the coding sequence TTGCTGCAGAATGTTACTTTATTCGGTGTGCTTGCGATCGCGATAGGTGCAGTTCCTGGTGCTGTGAGTCGCTATTATCTAACTGAATTTTGTAAAAGAGCCATAGGTACAAACTTTCCTTACGGGACTTTTATTATCAATTTCACAGGCTGTTTACTCATGGGCTTTTTCTTCACCTTATTTAAAGGGATTAAAGGATTTCCACCTGAGATAGATTTACTGGTAAGAACTGGTTTCTTGGGAGCTTATACAACCTTCTCAACCTACGGATACGATACATTGACGCTGTGGCGAAATGGCAAGCAGGGAAGCACCATTTTTTATTGGGCAGGCAGTGCAGTTTTAGTAGTCATTGGTATTGTATTAGGGAGCTATTTAGCGAAGGGAATGGTGGGATAG
- a CDS encoding MATE family efflux transporter, with protein sequence MVSFERSKVFLEAQACLKLAIPLAAAQLSEISTSFTDTVMMGLLGSKTLAAGALGSTTYIALLWTSSGMVSAVGVLTAIAFGAGQLQHVRNIAYQGLWLAVPLSIPIMLLLWNMAPILLHLGQQESTVLLTQSYLRAIVWGFPALIGFSVLKNLVSALNRPQLIMVIMVTGVVVNAVANYILMFGKLGLPALGLAGIGWASTLTLWGQFIAGMSLIGIDKELRTYQLFGHWYHFDALAFIEIIKVGLPTAIVFAVEISQNTFVAYLMGYLGTIPLAAHQIAIQTVGIVFMVPLGISYATTMRVGQKLGENDPKGVRQAGFVGMALGAIFVSIVALIFCLFPDSIVAIYLNTKNPDNAEVVRLAITLLGLTVAYQIFDGMQVIAGGALRGLKDTRVPLLIGLFAYWLIGLGSGYLMGIYLHWGSTGLWFGLVLGLLSAAVSLTWRFYCKTTALLESRAIAIQEN encoded by the coding sequence TTGGTATCATTCGAACGCTCCAAAGTATTTTTAGAAGCTCAAGCCTGTTTAAAATTGGCAATTCCTTTAGCTGCCGCACAGTTATCTGAAATTTCTACTAGCTTTACTGATACAGTGATGATGGGCTTACTGGGGAGCAAAACTCTCGCAGCAGGAGCATTAGGCTCTACGACCTACATTGCCCTCCTTTGGACGAGTTCAGGTATGGTTTCGGCGGTGGGAGTCCTCACTGCGATAGCCTTCGGCGCGGGTCAACTCCAACACGTCCGTAATATCGCCTATCAAGGACTTTGGTTAGCTGTTCCTTTATCGATTCCCATCATGCTACTGCTGTGGAATATGGCTCCTATTTTGCTGCACTTGGGACAACAAGAAAGCACTGTCCTCCTCACTCAGTCTTATCTACGAGCAATTGTCTGGGGCTTTCCTGCCTTGATTGGCTTTTCTGTCCTGAAAAACCTTGTGTCTGCCCTCAACCGTCCCCAACTCATTATGGTGATTATGGTAACTGGAGTAGTTGTTAATGCCGTTGCCAACTACATCCTCATGTTTGGCAAGTTGGGTTTACCTGCCCTTGGTTTAGCGGGGATAGGTTGGGCAAGTACTCTGACGCTTTGGGGTCAATTCATCGCTGGAATGAGTTTGATCGGCATAGACAAAGAACTTAGAACCTATCAATTGTTCGGTCATTGGTATCACTTTGATGCTCTAGCCTTTATTGAAATTATCAAAGTCGGTTTACCCACAGCTATTGTTTTTGCCGTAGAAATCAGCCAAAATACCTTTGTAGCCTATCTTATGGGTTATTTAGGGACTATTCCACTTGCCGCTCATCAAATTGCCATCCAAACTGTAGGAATCGTCTTTATGGTTCCTCTAGGCATTTCCTACGCCACTACTATGCGCGTGGGACAAAAGTTGGGGGAAAACGATCCAAAAGGGGTGAGACAAGCAGGGTTTGTGGGGATGGCATTGGGGGCAATATTTGTGAGTATCGTAGCTTTGATTTTTTGCTTATTTCCTGACTCCATTGTAGCAATTTATCTAAATACTAAGAATCCAGATAACGCAGAAGTTGTGCGACTCGCTATCACTTTGTTAGGTCTAACCGTCGCTTACCAAATCTTCGACGGAATGCAAGTCATTGCAGGTGGAGCATTACGGGGATTAAAAGATACTCGTGTTCCCCTACTAATTGGTCTGTTTGCCTATTGGTTAATCGGGTTAGGGAGTGGTTATTTGATGGGAATCTATTTGCATTGGGGCAGCACTGGTTTGTGGTTTGGTTTAGTTCTAGGACTCTTATCAGCTGCTGTGAGCTTAACCTGGCGTTTTTACTGCAAAACTACTGCGCTGTTGGAGTCTAGAGCGATCGCTATTCAAGAGAATTAA
- a CDS encoding non-ribosomal peptide synthetase — protein sequence MDNLLNQCIHHLFQEQASKTPEKIALVMENRKLTYSVVNKQANQLANALRFLGVRLETPVGICLRRSPEAVVAILGILKAGGAYVPVDPHFPEVRKQYIIEDSGCEVLITEKSLLNTLPPFEGQILLVDNESLSKQESSNPDVAVTPDALMYILYTSGSTGIPKGVCGIHRATVNRCIWMWNQYPFTSNEVCCHKTTLNFVDSVWEIFGALLKGLKVVILPHASSANPQEMIGFLHKAKVTRIILVPSLLQELLNTRPDLGEALPALKIWTVSGERLTRNLLQKFRASVPHGILLNLYGSTEVAGDVTWAEFAGDIGNLERDVPIGQPILNAEIHILDENLQSVRPGKVGELWIGGVVLARGYHKKPQETKARFIPNPWSGNGILFKTGDLVTRDNNGVLYYIGRVDNQVKIRGFRVELEEIEKVLAQFHPEVSNVTVIFQENEETPETKQLAAFVVPSTVNVDAMKQYALAKLPHYMVPVRLVAVDELPLTPNGKVDRQALSGMSGWRFRIIDSEKQPQTETEKLLANIWRQMFLVSPVSKDDDFFHLGGDSLSVVSLLNKLKQEFEVHIPLSNFVNEPSLASLAKLFDNYKQIKPWTVVEVHLSDVEIVPFEKQYLEQTVALVSESFTSREPLGVSLGLQKEEFNIFSEQLCRNCLCESLSFVAFHRLSGNVIGFCLSEDFASSLAEEFEIPEFLNPIFALLNSLEQMYIKSYGEVKVGEIVHIFMSGTSFDVDGAAIALALENKILEVAASLNYKRAVTTCTHSVTKYIAQELEYQRRYAVQYESFEFEGKRVFSNVPAPHKEAVLFEKVLEKQSFH from the coding sequence ATGGACAATCTATTAAACCAGTGCATTCACCATCTCTTCCAAGAACAGGCTTCCAAAACCCCGGAAAAAATCGCCCTTGTTATGGAAAACAGGAAGCTCACCTACTCAGTAGTGAACAAGCAAGCGAACCAGCTTGCAAACGCGCTGCGATTTCTTGGAGTACGGTTAGAAACCCCAGTAGGCATCTGCTTGCGACGCTCGCCAGAAGCAGTGGTCGCCATTCTGGGAATCTTAAAAGCAGGCGGTGCTTACGTCCCCGTAGATCCACACTTCCCAGAAGTCAGAAAACAGTACATTATTGAAGATTCTGGTTGTGAAGTTCTGATAACAGAAAAGTCACTTCTGAATACTCTTCCCCCCTTTGAGGGACAGATTCTCCTGGTAGACAACGAATCTCTATCCAAACAAGAAAGCAGCAACCCAGACGTTGCCGTTACTCCCGATGCCTTAATGTACATTTTGTACACCTCCGGCAGCACTGGGATTCCCAAAGGCGTTTGTGGAATTCACCGAGCCACCGTTAATCGCTGCATTTGGATGTGGAATCAGTATCCTTTTACCTCTAACGAAGTGTGTTGTCACAAAACCACCCTCAACTTTGTGGACTCAGTTTGGGAGATTTTTGGGGCATTGCTCAAAGGATTAAAAGTCGTCATTCTACCCCATGCCTCCAGTGCCAATCCTCAAGAAATGATTGGCTTCCTTCACAAAGCCAAAGTGACTCGCATCATCCTCGTACCTTCTTTGCTACAAGAGCTGCTCAATACTCGCCCAGATTTGGGAGAAGCCCTTCCTGCTCTCAAAATTTGGACGGTCAGCGGAGAGCGACTGACGCGAAATTTGTTGCAGAAATTCAGAGCAAGTGTGCCTCACGGGATTTTGCTGAATCTTTACGGAAGTACCGAGGTAGCAGGTGACGTCACTTGGGCTGAGTTTGCGGGGGATATAGGAAACCTAGAACGGGATGTGCCAATTGGTCAACCCATCCTTAATGCCGAGATTCATATCTTGGATGAAAATTTGCAGTCAGTTCGCCCAGGCAAGGTAGGCGAACTGTGGATAGGAGGTGTTGTGCTAGCACGCGGATACCACAAAAAGCCTCAAGAAACCAAAGCTCGATTCATACCCAATCCTTGGTCTGGCAACGGTATTCTCTTCAAAACAGGAGACCTAGTAACCAGAGACAATAATGGCGTGCTGTACTATATAGGTCGGGTTGACAATCAGGTGAAAATTCGGGGATTTAGAGTAGAACTAGAGGAAATTGAAAAAGTCTTAGCGCAGTTCCACCCAGAAGTATCTAATGTCACCGTTATCTTTCAGGAAAACGAGGAGACACCAGAAACAAAACAGCTAGCGGCATTTGTTGTTCCTTCTACAGTTAATGTGGATGCAATGAAACAGTACGCCCTCGCCAAGCTGCCCCATTACATGGTGCCAGTGAGACTCGTCGCTGTAGATGAACTACCCCTAACTCCCAATGGTAAAGTCGATCGCCAAGCCTTGTCTGGCATGAGTGGGTGGAGATTCAGAATCATTGATTCGGAAAAGCAGCCTCAAACCGAAACAGAAAAGTTGTTAGCAAACATTTGGCGGCAGATGTTTCTTGTTTCTCCTGTTAGCAAAGACGATGATTTCTTTCACCTAGGTGGGGACTCTTTGTCTGTTGTATCATTGCTGAACAAACTAAAGCAGGAATTTGAGGTACACATTCCCCTTTCCAACTTTGTCAATGAGCCGTCCCTCGCATCTTTAGCAAAGCTTTTCGACAACTACAAACAGATAAAGCCTTGGACAGTGGTTGAGGTGCACTTGAGTGATGTTGAAATCGTTCCGTTCGAGAAGCAATATTTAGAACAGACTGTGGCATTAGTCAGCGAATCCTTCACCTCAAGAGAACCCTTGGGAGTCAGTTTGGGTCTTCAGAAAGAAGAGTTCAATATCTTTTCTGAACAACTTTGTAGAAACTGCCTCTGCGAGAGTTTATCCTTTGTTGCGTTCCATCGGCTTTCTGGAAATGTTATTGGATTTTGTTTGAGTGAAGATTTTGCTAGTTCCCTGGCGGAGGAATTTGAGATTCCTGAGTTCTTGAATCCAATTTTTGCGCTATTGAATTCTTTAGAGCAGATGTACATCAAAAGTTATGGGGAGGTGAAAGTAGGAGAAATTGTCCATATATTTATGTCAGGTACGTCTTTCGATGTAGACGGTGCTGCTATTGCCTTAGCTTTGGAAAATAAGATACTAGAAGTAGCAGCAAGTTTAAACTACAAGCGTGCTGTGACAACTTGTACGCATTCGGTTACGAAATATATTGCTCAAGAGTTGGAATATCAACGAAGATATGCCGTGCAGTACGAGTCTTTTGAGTTTGAGGGCAAGCGCGTTTTTTCTAATGTTCCTGCCCCTCATAAAGAAGCCGTTCTGTTTGAAAAAGTGCTTGAAAAACAATCATTCCATTGA
- a CDS encoding saccharopine dehydrogenase family protein: protein MARVMIVGAGGVGRVVAHKCAAQPEFSDILLASRTLEKCNQIAKDINSPKITTAALDADVVSNTVKLIQEFCPEILINVALPYQDLALMNACLETKVNYLDTANYEPPDVAKFEYSWQWAYQERFKNAGITAILGCGFDPGMTGVYTAYAFKHYFDEIHYLDIIDCNAGNHGQSFATNFNPEINIREITQNGRYYENGQWVEVPALSVHRPIDYPEVGFRESYLLYHEELESLVKNFPTIKRARFWMTFSENYITHLRVLEAVGMTRIDPVNYEGTQVIPLKFLKAILPEPSSLAENYTGQTSIGCHIRGLKDGKERQYYIYNNCDHAASYKEVGSQAISYTTGVPAVVGALMLVLGLWKKPGVFNVEEFDPDPFMELVAKLGLPWHEVIDGDSPFEA from the coding sequence ATGGCAAGAGTCATGATAGTTGGAGCAGGCGGTGTTGGTAGGGTAGTTGCTCACAAATGTGCCGCACAACCAGAATTTTCTGATATTCTGTTAGCGAGCCGCACGTTGGAAAAGTGTAATCAAATTGCCAAAGACATCAATTCCCCGAAAATAACCACCGCTGCTTTAGATGCAGATGTTGTTAGTAATACAGTTAAACTCATTCAAGAATTTTGCCCCGAAATTCTTATTAATGTAGCGCTTCCTTATCAAGATTTAGCCTTGATGAATGCTTGTCTTGAAACAAAAGTCAATTATCTCGACACGGCTAACTATGAACCTCCTGACGTAGCGAAATTTGAATATAGTTGGCAATGGGCGTATCAAGAACGGTTCAAAAATGCTGGAATTACAGCAATTCTTGGTTGTGGGTTCGATCCTGGGATGACAGGAGTTTATACCGCCTATGCCTTCAAACACTATTTTGATGAGATCCACTATTTAGATATTATTGATTGTAATGCAGGCAATCACGGACAATCTTTTGCCACCAATTTTAATCCAGAAATTAATATTCGTGAAATTACTCAAAATGGTCGATATTATGAAAATGGGCAATGGGTAGAAGTGCCTGCTCTTTCCGTTCATCGCCCAATTGATTACCCAGAAGTAGGTTTTCGAGAGTCTTATCTCTTGTACCATGAAGAGTTAGAATCTTTAGTAAAAAATTTTCCCACAATTAAAAGAGCGCGTTTCTGGATGACATTTTCAGAAAACTATATTACTCATTTGCGCGTTTTAGAGGCTGTAGGGATGACACGGATCGATCCTGTTAATTATGAAGGGACACAAGTCATTCCCCTCAAATTCCTAAAAGCAATTTTACCGGAACCTTCTTCTCTAGCAGAGAATTATACAGGACAAACTTCTATTGGTTGTCATATTCGTGGGTTAAAAGATGGAAAAGAACGTCAATATTACATCTATAACAATTGCGATCATGCTGCATCATATAAAGAAGTAGGTTCTCAGGCAATTTCTTATACTACAGGGGTTCCAGCAGTAGTTGGTGCATTAATGTTAGTACTTGGACTATGGAAAAAGCCTGGAGTATTTAATGTAGAAGAGTTCGATCCAGATCCCTTTATGGAATTGGTAGCAAAACTTGGTTTACCCTGGCATGAAGTCATTGATGGAGACTCACCCTTTGAGGCATAG
- a CDS encoding SidA/IucD/PvdA family monooxygenase, with product MKNFLFFGQFHIPRREYNHYCPWVAEQLPICRFGERVEALSWDENRHDFAVKTQRVDGTNFTYRTSI from the coding sequence ATCAAAAATTTTCTCTTTTTCGGACAGTTTCATATTCCGCGTCGAGAATACAACCACTATTGTCCATGGGTGGCAGAACAATTACCCATCTGTCGGTTTGGGGAACGAGTAGAAGCTCTTTCTTGGGACGAAAATAGACATGATTTTGCGGTGAAAACCCAGAGAGTTGATGGTACTAATTTTACCTATAGGACTAGTATTTGA
- a CDS encoding pyridoxal phosphate-dependent decarboxylase family protein has protein sequence MILEKESLGLLQEALARLEEGFHNLPKCDLSPNLDALRLILLEVADRMQDNYPYPHPLYAGQMLKPPTEIARLAYTLSLWINPNNHALDGGRASSAMEREAVAEIAKMFGWETHLGHLCSGGTMANLEGLWVAENLQPNKKVVASNQAHYTHSRICGVLRLPFQSVPCDSHARMDVAALKKLLQEDDIGTVVVTIGTTATGSIDPLPEILELQAEYEFRIHVDTAYGGYFTLIDNLDTETKAAFDCLKRVDSIVVDPHKHGLQPYGCGCILFKDPSIGKLYKHDSPYTYFSSEELHLGEISLECSRPGSSAVALWATQRLLPLIRGGQFAASLSQSRKAALTLFEKLQNDSRFIVIFPPQLDIVVWVVKSQSASESSRLAKEIFEAAARENLHLAIANLPKELLLETGEEINWDRDSITCLRSCLMKPEHLDWIDHIWQILNSVTNKVLQTGEFKRAS, from the coding sequence ATGATATTAGAAAAAGAAAGTTTAGGATTACTTCAAGAAGCACTAGCACGACTAGAAGAAGGTTTTCACAATCTGCCAAAATGCGATCTCTCTCCTAACTTAGATGCTTTGAGACTCATCCTTTTGGAAGTTGCAGACCGGATGCAAGACAATTATCCCTATCCCCATCCCCTCTACGCTGGGCAAATGCTCAAACCTCCCACGGAAATTGCCCGTCTTGCTTACACCCTATCCCTTTGGATCAATCCCAACAATCACGCTCTTGATGGTGGACGGGCAAGTTCGGCAATGGAGAGAGAGGCGGTTGCAGAAATTGCCAAAATGTTTGGTTGGGAAACCCATTTGGGACATCTGTGTAGTGGTGGGACAATGGCGAATTTAGAGGGCTTATGGGTTGCAGAAAATTTACAACCAAACAAAAAAGTTGTCGCTTCTAATCAAGCACACTACACCCATTCAAGAATTTGTGGCGTGCTTCGCCTTCCCTTCCAATCCGTTCCCTGTGATAGTCACGCCCGAATGGATGTAGCAGCCCTGAAAAAACTTCTACAAGAAGATGATATTGGGACGGTTGTTGTCACTATTGGGACGACGGCAACTGGTTCCATCGATCCGCTACCTGAGATTCTCGAACTACAGGCTGAATATGAGTTCCGCATTCATGTAGATACTGCCTACGGCGGCTACTTTACTTTAATCGATAATCTTGATACCGAAACCAAAGCCGCTTTTGACTGTCTCAAACGGGTTGATTCTATTGTTGTCGATCCGCACAAACATGGACTCCAACCCTACGGCTGTGGCTGCATTCTCTTCAAAGACCCCTCTATAGGGAAGCTTTATAAACATGATTCACCCTACACCTACTTTAGTTCTGAGGAACTGCATTTAGGTGAAATTAGCTTGGAATGTTCAAGACCGGGTTCATCGGCAGTAGCACTTTGGGCAACTCAACGGTTACTACCTCTCATTCGGGGCGGTCAGTTTGCTGCTTCTTTAAGTCAGTCGCGAAAAGCAGCACTGACTCTTTTTGAAAAGCTGCAAAATGATTCGCGATTTATAGTAATTTTCCCGCCACAACTGGACATTGTTGTTTGGGTGGTAAAATCTCAGAGTGCAAGTGAATCTTCACGACTGGCAAAGGAGATTTTTGAAGCGGCGGCACGAGAAAATCTCCATCTAGCTATAGCGAACTTACCGAAAGAGCTATTGTTAGAGACTGGGGAAGAAATCAATTGGGATCGGGACTCTATTACCTGTCTGCGCTCCTGTCTGATGAAACCCGAACACCTGGATTGGATAGACCATATTTGGCAAATCCTTAACTCGGTAACGAACAAAGTACTTCAGACTGGGGAATTTAAACGGGCTTCATAA